A region of Ferruginibacter albus DNA encodes the following proteins:
- a CDS encoding polysaccharide deacetylase family protein, with protein MVFLSKQNIAVLLFHRILPLRDEMWDPIDPALFKQTLDYAKKKFHVVPLSEILFNQKPRSSKPLAALTFDDGYHDFIDHAIPILDAHKMKASMYVVSDCIDKNLPTWTYVIDYLFVNTKKLQWDNFNHPDLPGEYHLVKWNTQQERINYCKKLKQYIKWIPASKRDEIINDLLINFDDVKSPHGLMMSWAEVKQINNAGFEIGSHSVTHATLATIEDDNVVEFELKESAKRITAQTGIVPSVFSYPIGSYDERVKKLTKKAGYKAALAVNKKMYAPERDDIFEIPRIELYNESWLKTKMRVNGTVSYLNKFRNR; from the coding sequence ATGGTTTTTTTATCAAAACAAAATATTGCTGTACTTCTTTTTCATCGCATTTTACCGTTACGTGATGAAATGTGGGATCCCATTGATCCTGCATTATTTAAACAAACCCTGGATTATGCAAAGAAAAAATTTCATGTAGTTCCACTTTCAGAAATTTTGTTTAACCAAAAGCCAAGGTCTTCCAAACCTTTAGCAGCTCTTACTTTTGATGATGGTTATCATGATTTTATAGATCACGCTATTCCCATATTAGATGCTCATAAAATGAAAGCATCCATGTATGTAGTATCTGATTGTATCGATAAAAACCTGCCTACATGGACCTATGTTATAGATTATCTTTTTGTAAATACAAAAAAATTACAATGGGATAATTTTAATCATCCCGATCTGCCCGGTGAATATCATTTGGTTAAATGGAACACGCAGCAGGAAAGAATAAACTATTGCAAAAAGCTAAAGCAATACATTAAATGGATACCGGCATCAAAAAGAGATGAAATAATAAATGATCTCTTAATTAATTTTGATGATGTAAAAAGCCCGCATGGCCTAATGATGAGTTGGGCAGAAGTAAAACAAATAAATAATGCAGGCTTTGAAATTGGCTCTCACTCTGTAACGCATGCTACACTCGCTACCATTGAGGATGATAATGTAGTGGAATTTGAATTGAAAGAATCGGCAAAAAGAATTACAGCACAAACAGGAATTGTTCCTTCTGTTTTTTCTTACCCGATCGGCAGTTACGATGAGCGTGTAAAAAAGCTTACCAAAAAAGCCGGTTATAAAGCAGCCTTGGCTGTAAACAAAAAAATGTATGCCCCTGAAAGAGATGATATTTTTGAAATACCACGAATAGAATTATACAACGAAAGCTGGTTAAAAACAAAAATGCGTGTAAACGGAACTGTTAGTTATTTAAATAAGTTTAGAAATAGATGA
- a CDS encoding glycosyltransferase family 4 protein yields the protein MKKTILHIIHNLERGGAETLLVAVVAELKDYRNIIVTFNNKNLFGDQLQCDEWVCLNISSHKQLPLAVLRLRKVIKKYQPDIVHSHLFWPTLAARLATPKKIPLITTIHAFIETFKDYRSEHVKQLDKITYRFRKSIIIAVANGALQEYFSFLKLKPYKTFVLYNFVDTNRFLETNSPSASYNKPFKIISVGALRAQKNHLYLLEAFKHLNKNDFELHIFGEGPTRLSLETFIKENELSNVRLKGNVTNIQDHLPHYDLCAMPSFFEGFSLSVLEAMAMNVPLLLSNIDSFKEQCEDCAVYFDLNNIQDFIDKLQQLAVDKEPALKMAANAKQRVLKNFTLEQHMDKLRDIYTIALQD from the coding sequence ATGAAAAAAACAATTCTGCATATAATTCACAATTTGGAACGTGGCGGCGCCGAAACATTACTGGTAGCGGTAGTGGCAGAGTTGAAAGACTATCGCAACATCATTGTAACCTTCAATAATAAAAACCTGTTTGGTGATCAGCTGCAATGCGATGAGTGGGTTTGTTTAAATATTTCTTCTCACAAACAATTGCCGTTAGCCGTTCTGCGTTTGAGAAAAGTGATAAAAAAGTATCAGCCAGACATTGTTCATTCCCATCTTTTTTGGCCAACTTTAGCCGCAAGGTTGGCTACGCCTAAAAAAATTCCGCTTATTACAACCATACATGCATTTATTGAAACTTTTAAAGATTACAGATCGGAGCATGTTAAACAGCTCGATAAAATAACGTATCGATTTAGAAAAAGTATAATAATTGCTGTAGCAAATGGAGCATTGCAGGAATATTTTTCTTTTTTAAAATTAAAGCCTTACAAAACTTTTGTACTATACAATTTTGTAGATACCAATCGATTTTTGGAAACCAACTCGCCTTCTGCCTCTTACAACAAACCATTTAAAATAATATCTGTCGGTGCTTTACGTGCTCAAAAAAATCATCTTTATTTACTTGAAGCATTTAAGCATTTAAATAAAAACGATTTTGAACTGCACATCTTTGGCGAAGGCCCTACCCGCCTTTCTTTGGAAACTTTTATAAAAGAAAATGAACTCTCCAATGTTCGCTTAAAAGGAAATGTTACAAACATACAAGATCATCTTCCGCATTATGATCTGTGTGCAATGCCTTCTTTTTTTGAAGGCTTTTCATTGAGTGTTTTGGAGGCAATGGCAATGAATGTTCCTTTGCTATTAAGCAATATTGATTCGTTTAAAGAACAGTGTGAAGATTGTGCCGTTTATTTTGATCTGAATAACATACAAGATTTTATAGATAAGCTACAACAATTAGCTGTCGATAAAGAACCTGCTTTAAAAATGGCCGCCAATGCAAAGCAACGTGTGTTAAAAAATTTCACTTTAGAGCAACACATGGATAAACTACGAGACATATATACAATCGCTTTACAAGATTAG
- the asnB gene encoding asparagine synthase (glutamine-hydrolyzing): MCGIAGYISLNNTISTEQLKQAAGTLQHRGPDAEGFYFSPDHKIGFAHRRLSVIDLSHAADQPMFSKSGRYCIIYNGEVYNFKELKESLSCKGHSLKTSSDTEVIIELFEQHGTKIFEWLNGMFAMAIYDTQQGVITLARDHVGIKPLFFYCYNDELIFGSELKVIRSIKEKKLTVNKEAVPYYLHLGYIPHPLTIYNNVHKFPSGSYWQIDCKNNFSAKDIQNIQTFWAPEKKITAATQTDEVTSKEKLKTLLVDSVQHQLISDVPVGVFLSGGIDSSLIAAIATKLIPDKVKTFSIAIDDGKFNESKYARAVAEQLGTEHNELQVQEKEVISLLDRFLSAYDEPYGDPSAFPTMVVSHFAKQQVTVALSGDGGDELFGGYGFYSWAKRLSNPLIPLLRWPIYGASLLMSHRFQRAGQMFAYKSKATLASHIFTTEQYYFSEQELDNLLNGIPYNFIDLNKIDSGARKLSAFEKQALWDLKSYLKDELLVKVDRASMQFSLETRVPLLDHKVVEFALNLDQQYKINSKGEMKYLLKEVLYDYLPAKLFDRPKWGFRIPLEKWMRKDLREMVETYTCEAIINKYGYVNYKVVADLKKQYFNGKDYLYNRIWLIMVLHWWLETNET, translated from the coding sequence ATGTGTGGCATAGCCGGGTATATTTCCCTCAATAATACTATTAGTACCGAACAGCTTAAACAAGCTGCAGGCACTTTGCAGCATCGTGGACCCGATGCTGAAGGCTTTTATTTTTCACCCGATCATAAAATTGGATTTGCACACCGCCGGCTTTCTGTTATTGATCTGTCACATGCCGCCGATCAACCTATGTTTTCTAAAAGCGGCAGGTATTGCATAATATATAATGGCGAAGTATATAATTTTAAAGAGCTGAAAGAAAGCTTATCCTGTAAAGGGCATTCCTTAAAAACATCTTCTGATACGGAAGTCATTATAGAGCTATTCGAGCAACACGGAACAAAAATCTTTGAATGGCTCAATGGAATGTTTGCAATGGCTATTTATGATACACAGCAGGGAGTGATAACATTAGCCAGGGATCATGTAGGCATTAAGCCATTGTTCTTTTATTGTTATAATGATGAATTGATATTTGGTTCAGAGCTAAAAGTTATCAGATCGATCAAAGAAAAAAAATTAACGGTTAATAAAGAAGCTGTTCCTTATTACCTGCATTTAGGTTATATACCACACCCTCTGACCATTTACAATAATGTACATAAATTTCCTTCGGGAAGCTATTGGCAGATAGATTGCAAAAACAATTTTTCTGCAAAAGATATTCAAAACATACAAACCTTTTGGGCTCCGGAGAAAAAGATCACTGCCGCTACGCAAACTGACGAAGTAACCTCAAAAGAAAAATTAAAAACATTATTGGTCGATTCTGTACAACACCAGTTAATAAGTGATGTACCGGTAGGTGTTTTTTTGAGTGGGGGTATTGATAGTAGTTTGATAGCTGCCATTGCCACCAAACTTATTCCTGATAAAGTAAAAACATTCAGCATTGCTATTGATGATGGAAAATTCAATGAATCGAAATATGCCCGTGCAGTAGCAGAACAATTAGGAACTGAACACAATGAATTACAGGTACAGGAAAAAGAAGTAATAAGTTTATTAGACAGATTTTTATCTGCATACGACGAACCTTACGGCGATCCTTCCGCTTTTCCTACCATGGTTGTTTCACACTTTGCAAAACAGCAGGTAACAGTTGCTTTAAGTGGCGATGGCGGTGATGAGCTGTTTGGTGGTTACGGATTTTATAGCTGGGCAAAGCGCTTAAGCAACCCATTAATACCTTTATTACGCTGGCCAATATATGGCGCTTCGTTATTGATGAGTCATCGTTTTCAACGGGCAGGGCAAATGTTTGCCTACAAAAGCAAAGCAACATTGGCCTCACACATTTTTACTACAGAGCAATATTATTTTAGTGAACAGGAGTTGGATAATTTATTAAATGGCATTCCTTATAATTTCATCGATCTTAACAAGATCGATTCAGGTGCAAGAAAATTATCTGCATTTGAAAAACAAGCTTTGTGGGATCTAAAGTCATATTTAAAAGATGAATTGCTGGTAAAAGTTGATAGGGCGTCGATGCAATTCTCCCTGGAAACGAGAGTTCCTTTGTTGGATCACAAGGTCGTAGAGTTTGCGTTGAACCTGGATCAACAGTATAAAATAAACAGTAAGGGAGAAATGAAATATTTACTGAAAGAAGTTTTATACGATTATCTTCCGGCAAAATTATTTGACCGTCCCAAGTGGGGCTTTAGAATACCATTGGAAAAATGGATGCGGAAAGATCTGAGAGAAATGGTTGAAACATATACATGTGAAGCGATCATTAATAAATATGGTTACGTTAATTACAAAGTAGTGGCAGACCTGAAAAAACAATACTTTAACGGAAAAGATTATCTCTACAATCGTATATGGCTCATTATGGTGTTGCATTGGTGGCTGGAAACGAATGAAACTTAA
- a CDS encoding formyltransferase family protein gives MKIVLLCNEQFNQVALANKVAQHFNLAGIVIEKPTPKKIRSFSSLINKALNRTVFSPIHQSWFGMLAFYKKKYSAFPSVDSITVTKINSEATINFIAKHQPDLVMVSGTSLIRKQLLELVLPKGMINLHTGLSPYIKGAPNCTNWCIAEKKFHLIGNTIMWLDAGIDSGDIITTALTSITGRETLLQLHINVMEHAHELYLEALKKIDTDLANCPRVKQSSIAEGTTYYNKQWNAKAKWALLRNFKRMKAYFSSSLYKEDVKAVQTVSL, from the coding sequence ATGAAAATAGTGCTGCTTTGTAACGAACAATTTAACCAGGTTGCTTTAGCCAATAAAGTAGCGCAGCATTTTAACCTGGCGGGAATAGTAATTGAAAAGCCAACCCCTAAAAAGATCCGTTCGTTTTCTTCTCTTATAAATAAAGCATTGAATCGAACTGTTTTTTCTCCAATTCATCAATCCTGGTTTGGAATGTTAGCTTTTTACAAAAAAAAATATTCGGCATTCCCATCTGTTGATAGCATTACCGTTACAAAAATAAATTCCGAAGCCACTATAAATTTTATAGCAAAGCATCAACCCGACCTGGTGATGGTTTCAGGAACCAGCCTCATTCGTAAACAACTATTAGAGCTGGTATTGCCAAAAGGCATGATCAACCTGCATACAGGATTATCGCCTTATATAAAAGGAGCACCTAACTGTACCAACTGGTGCATTGCCGAAAAAAAATTTCATTTAATTGGCAATACTATTATGTGGCTGGATGCAGGCATTGACAGCGGCGATATCATTACCACTGCATTAACTTCCATAACGGGAAGGGAAACACTTTTGCAATTACACATCAATGTAATGGAACATGCGCATGAGCTTTATTTAGAAGCGTTGAAAAAAATAGATACGGATCTTGCCAATTGTCCAAGAGTCAAGCAATCTTCCATCGCAGAGGGAACAACTTATTATAACAAACAATGGAATGCTAAGGCCAAATGGGCACTATTAAGAAATTTCAAGAGGATGAAAGCGTATTTTTCATCTTCTTTGTATAAGGAGGATGTAAAAGCAGTTCAAACCGTAAGTTTGTAA